A segment of the Bacteroidota bacterium genome:
ACATAAGGCAATCGGAATTTTCCACGCGGCGCATTCGGATCCGCATCGAGGCGCAACACGCCTGCGCACACGAGCACGAAAGCGAAAAGTGTTCCGAGACTGCATACGTCGGTAACGAAACTCAGGTCGAGAAAAAAAGCAGGAATTCCCACCATCAATCCGGTCATGATCGTTGCGAACGATGGCGTGCGGAATCGCGGATGAATTTTTGAAAATCTTTTTGGTAATAATCCGTCGCGGCTCATGGTAAGCCATATTCGCGGTTGCCCCAATTGAAAAACAAGAAGCACACTTGCCATTGCCACAACGGCGCTCACCGCAATAATATTTTTCAGCCATTTCAGTTGTGCAAATTTTTCAAACACATGTGCGAGCGGATCCCCGACATTCAATTCTTTATAGCTCATCATTCCCGTGATCACGAGCGCAATGATGACGTACAAAACGGTGCAGATAACAATGGAATAAAGAATTCCTCTCGGCAGATCGCGCTGCGGATTTTTACATTCTTCTGCAGTAGTGGAGATCGCATCGAAACCAATGTAGGCGAAGAACACTGCAGAAATTCCGCCGAGTAATCCCCCGACTCCATGTGGAAGAAACGGATGCCAGTTATTTGTGTCAATATAAAATGAACCGAAGACAATGACCATGATCACCACCACCAATTTTATTCCCACCATGATGTTGCTCGCATTGCGCGATTCTTTCATTCCGCGATAAACGAGCCACGTAATGAGTACGATGATCGACAGCGCAGGAATATCGAGCACGAAATGAAAACTTCCGATAGCAGGCGCATTTTTCCACGCAAGATATTTCGAAACTTCGCCGCCGAAATCCTGCGAACCTGCAAGCACATTGAGTTTGCTTCCGGAAGAAAGCATTTTCGAAATATTATTGAATCCATTATGCGCAGTGAAATAATCCATAGTCATCCATTCCGGCATGTGCCAGTGATGCCCGTGAAAATTGATGCTGTTGAATAAACTCGTGAAATAATCGCTCCATGAAATTGCAACGGTAATATTCCCGATCGCATATTCCATAATGAGCGCCCAACCGATGATCCACGCAAAAAGTTCTCCGAACGCTACGTACGAGTACGTGTATGCGCTTCCTGACACGGGCACGAGCGATGCAAATTCTGCGTAGGCGAGTGCTGCAAAACTGCAGGCGACCGCGGTGAAAATGAAAAGAAGAATAACACCGGGTCCGCCGAGATAACTTGCTTTTCCAATGGTGGAAAAAATTCCTGCGCCAATGATCGCCGCAATTCCGAAAGCAGTGAGATCGCGAACGCCGAGTGTTTTGTGCAATTTTCCTCCCGATGCTTCAGCGTCAATATCTGCATTGCGCATGATCTGTTCAACAGATTTTTTCCGGAAGAGTTGTTGGAATGACATTCAGAATTTTTTGTTGCGGCGGGAATGTAAAGAGCCGGACAAATGTACTAAAAGTGGGGCGGAAATTGTTTGGGAAAGTTTGGTGAATGGGGAAAGGGAGTTTCGAGTTCGGAGTTTCGGATTTTTCCATTTCAATTCATCAGCACAATTTTCTGCGTCGCCGAAATTTTTCCGTTCACTTCCAGGATGCAGAAATAAATTCCGTTGGAAAGATTTTCTCCGTTAAACGGAAGCTAGTAATTTCCTTTTTCTGTTTCCGTTTATTAAAAGCAATTTTTTTTAAAAACTATTCTTAAACAAATCTTCTCTATTTTATTTTTTCTTTTTAAAATAAGAATTGATCCGTTCAGCATCGATCAAGGAAAGTAATCCTATCATGAGCAAAGGCAAAGCGGCAATGCGGTAACGAACGAGTGCACCGAGAACCGGTGTAGTGATTCCCATAACGAGCAATAGTAAAAGAGAAAAGGTAAAACAAAAACCGGTGAACGGCGGAGAGATGGGTTTCGCTTTCCATTTGAACATCATGAACAGCAGCAACACAAGAAAAATATTTTCAAGGATCGGAAAAAGCATCATCACATTTTTTCCTTCCCACGGATACGGGCGTAGGAGTGCGTGCAACATTGCCAATGGAGTTGCCCTGATAAAACTGCGCACGTTGGGTTGCAGCTCATTCATTCCCATTAAACTTCCTGCTCTCGGAAAATCGGTGAGCATTCGGTAATCGGCGTAATCATGACTTTTCTTTACAAAAACAGTATCGGAAAAATCAGGATAGAAATACCAGTAATAATAATTTGCGCCTTCGCGTATGTGAAAAGTGGAATCATTCACTTTCTGCAGATCTTCATGATGATCGCTTGCAATGAAAGCAACCACAGAATCGCTGAGCAGATAAGTTCCACCGCGCGCAAGACGGAGAAAATCATTTTGTTTCCACGCAAGAATCTTCAGCGGATCGTAAGTGGGTTTGATGAATTTAACGGTCAATCCTGCAATGAGAAAAAGTGTAACGGTAAGAAGATATTTTGAAAAAATATTTTTTCCGGAACGGAGTGTCCAGCCAAGTCCTGTGAGGGAAGGAAGCAATGCAGCGAGTACATAGAATTTGGTAATGAAAAGTATCCATGAACAGATGACAATGTAAAGCAGGCGATGAAGTTTGTTGTCGGTGAACCAGAGAAACGACTGGTAAATAATAATTCCGAGTGTGAAGATCATGAGTCCTTCTTTCAGCACGCCTGAGGTCCAGAACAGGAGTGAAGGAAGAAGAAAAATAATTGCGGCGGAAAAATATTTCCATCCGCGGATGAAAGGAAGAATAACGCGGAAAAGTGCGCACAGCCCGATGAAGGCAAGCATGCACATGAAAAGCGAATGAATATGATAATTTCCCAATGAAAAAAGGCGGAGGATGGCGTTGAATCGAATAAGAATATGTGCATCGTTGGCCAGGTTATTATCGAACTGCTGGTTCCAGAAATTCATCCGGTGATAATAATGTTCATCGTAATAAGTGGTGCCGGCGCCAATGCCGCTTACCATGTGAAAATAATCGGAAGGATGATCGTGCAGGGCGTCATACATCACCTGGCTGTCGTTGAAATATTTCCAGATGTCGGAATTTTTTTTGTCGGCGTAATGAAAAGAATAAACCCACCAGAGGGCAAAACCGGCAGCGACTTTAGCAAGAAAAAAAAACGGGGGCATCCACGGTTTCAGTTCTTCAAAGCGGAAAAATTTCACTTTGAGAATCAGAAAAATAAAAAGGCAGAGATAGATAAAGAAAAGTAACCAGGACACGACTGCAAATTACGGGAAAATCTACTTGAGTTTCTGCTTGATTTTTCCTTTGTCTTAGTGGCCAATCTTTTTTGCCACAAAGGCACAAAGGCGCGAAGATTCACAGTGAAATATTTAAAGCGTTTCACTACGAGAATATGTTTTTTCACTCCCTGTTTTTCGAATCAATGATTATTGTCACCGGCCCGTCATTGATCAATTCCACTTTCATGTCGGCGCCGAATTCCCCGGTATGAATTTCTTTCCCGAGATCAGCGCAAAGTTGTTTTACGAAATTTTCGTAGAGTGGAATGGCAATTTCCGGTTTTGCAGCTTTGAAGTAAGAAGGGCGATTTCCTTTTTTTGTGGAAGCATGCAGGGTGAATTGTGAAACGCACATAATTTCTCCGTTCACATCTTTCACCGATAAATTCCCGACTCCGCTTTCGGTTCGACGGGCAGGCATGATTTCTGCGGCATCCGGAAAAATCCGCAGATTGATAATTTTCTGTGAAAGCCAATGAATATCTTCCATTGCATCTGCTTCTTCTATTCCAACAAGCACAAGCAAACCATTCCCGATCGACGATTTTATTTTGCCATCGATGGTAACAGTAGCGCTGCTTACTCTCTGAATGACGACTCTCATTATCGAAGCTCTAAGTTCTCAACTCCAAGTTCTCAACTCTAAGTTCTCAATTATAAGTTCTCAACTCCAAGTTCTATTCGTACTCCTTTTCCAATTCCTCTCCATTTAAAATCTGCAGATAACATTCGTACCTCGTGAGTGCAATTTCACTTTTATCTACTGCATCGCGCACGGCGCACCCGGGTTCGCTGTCGTGCAGGCATGCTTTGTATTTGCACTGGCCCAGGCGCGCGCGCATCTCGGGAAAAAAATGTGCGAGTTCGTTTTTCTCAATGTCAACGATGCCGAGTTCTTTTATTCCGGGCGTGTCGATGACGAATGTATTTTCTCCGAGCGCGTGCATCTCCGTAAAAGTAGTAGTGTGCATTCCCTTGTTGTGCGCTTTGGAAATTTTCCCGGTCTTCAGTGAAAGCGAAGTGTCGAGCGAATTGATGAGTGTGGTTTTCCCGGAACCGGAATGTCCGCAGAGCAGATTTATTTTTCCTTTCATCTTTAATTTCATCACTTCCACATCTGTTTTTTCATTGGCAGAAATGATGGAACAGGGGTAACCTAAAGATGAATAAAGAATCATGAGTTGTGCGAGATATTCCATTTCTTCTTCATCCATCAGGTCGCGCTTGTTGAAAATAACGGAGGCCGGAATTCCGTATGCTTCTGCCGTCAATAAAAAACGATCGATGAATCCGAGTGAAGTTCTTGGGTGATGAAGAGTCGCCATCACATAAGCATGATCGATATTGGCAGCGAGAATATGTGTTTGCTTGGAAAGTTTTGTAGAACGGCGGATGATGTAATTTTTCCGTTCATGAAGATTCACAATGAATCCTGTGCCGTCCTGGTGTTGTTCCACCTCCACGTGATCACCCACCGCGATCGGATTCGTGTTTTTCGTATTCACACCTTTCACACGGAAT
Coding sequences within it:
- a CDS encoding D-tyrosyl-tRNA(Tyr) deacylase translates to MRVVIQRVSSATVTIDGKIKSSIGNGLLVLVGIEEADAMEDIHWLSQKIINLRIFPDAAEIMPARRTESGVGNLSVKDVNGEIMCVSQFTLHASTKKGNRPSYFKAAKPEIAIPLYENFVKQLCADLGKEIHTGEFGADMKVELINDGPVTIIIDSKNRE
- the rsgA gene encoding ribosome small subunit-dependent GTPase A — encoded protein: MKGIVTKSTGSWYTVRFENGKELECRIMGQFRVKGVNTKNTNPIAVGDHVEVEQHQDGTGFIVNLHERKNYIIRRSTKLSKQTHILAANIDHAYVMATLHHPRTSLGFIDRFLLTAEAYGIPASVIFNKRDLMDEEEMEYLAQLMILYSSLGYPCSIISANEKTDVEVMKLKMKGKINLLCGHSGSGKTTLINSLDTSLSLKTGKISKAHNKGMHTTTFTEMHALGENTFVIDTPGIKELGIVDIEKNELAHFFPEMRARLGQCKYKACLHDSEPGCAVRDAVDKSEIALTRYECYLQILNGEELEKEYE
- a CDS encoding amino acid permease is translated as MSFQQLFRKKSVEQIMRNADIDAEASGGKLHKTLGVRDLTAFGIAAIIGAGIFSTIGKASYLGGPGVILLFIFTAVACSFAALAYAEFASLVPVSGSAYTYSYVAFGELFAWIIGWALIMEYAIGNITVAISWSDYFTSLFNSINFHGHHWHMPEWMTMDYFTAHNGFNNISKMLSSGSKLNVLAGSQDFGGEVSKYLAWKNAPAIGSFHFVLDIPALSIIVLITWLVYRGMKESRNASNIMVGIKLVVVIMVIVFGSFYIDTNNWHPFLPHGVGGLLGGISAVFFAYIGFDAISTTAEECKNPQRDLPRGILYSIVICTVLYVIIALVITGMMSYKELNVGDPLAHVFEKFAQLKWLKNIIAVSAVVAMASVLLVFQLGQPRIWLTMSRDGLLPKRFSKIHPRFRTPSFATIMTGLMVGIPAFFLDLSFVTDVCSLGTLFAFVLVCAGVLRLDADPNAPRGKFRLPYVSARYIVPVLAVALTVVCVKFSPDSTKEFFRSQKVFDSDTLLKMTTPAQTLSIRNKLIALAASKPDAFDSATVAKVKNNSDSVATTDLAAAVNNGEYVRIVRASVDDDKIKYESGFNVFFHNIPMWVFLLVALFIVYRSISRKLSLIPVLGLLCCLYMMSELGWKNWLWFTGWLIIGLVIYFTYSRKNSRLAQTSNS